Genomic segment of Streptomyces sp. NBC_01210:
TCCCTGTAGTGCCTCAATGCTCCGCGTGACGATTGGCATTCGCCGTCGACACGAGGGACTAATGATCATGTCGAGAAACGCACGTCAGCGGCTCGCAGCGGCCATCGAGCAATTCGGACACGATGGGCGGCTACTCGTCTTCCACGACCCTGACGACCCGTTGGGTAGCACAGCAGAAGGCGCCGACGAAGCTCCGCACTCCGGCATTGAGCGGGTGCCGGGTCCGGCTCTGAGTTCGAAGGTCTGGCTGGCCAACGCCCGAAGCCGGGGCGAGGTTCTGTGAGTACGCGCTCGGTGGTGCGTCATGAGACGTGGACACTGGAGCCGGACCGTGAGCCGGACGCAGAGCCGACCACGTACTCCATGCAGTGCGCGGTGTGTGAGGAATCCTCGGCGGCCAGTGCGGACATCGGTGGCCCGCAGTCCTGGGTGTTGGCGCACTGCGGCCGGAACCCGTCGCACCACACGTTCCGGGAGATCATCACCCGGCCGTGGCGCACCTGGCGGCACTCATGATGCGCAGTGCGGTGGGCTGGTTAGGCCGCTTCGCCGGACCGTTTCTGATCATCACCATCTCGGTCTCGTGCGGCTTCGTCCTAGGCGTCGCGCTCGCGTCCGGCTCTTCGTTGCCTTAGACCCCCGTCCCCGCCGGATGTAGCTGATCGAGGTGTTCCCCCACACTGAGATAAGCCCCGGCGGGGGCGGGTTTCCCAGGCAGTGGCGCGGTTTGGCACGCCGCCGGCCGTAGAGGCTTGGGACGGGAGCTGCCATGGGGCGAGTGATCATGGCCCCTTACGCTGGCCAGCGATCGGGCAGTCTGTGGACCTGCCCGCAATAGCCCGATCGGGGCCATGATCTTGGAGGCTCGCCCCATGGTGGCTGTCTCAGGCCTCGAAGGCCGTCGGCCCCCGCCCCCACGGGGTGAACCTCGCCGCCAACGCGACGCTCGTGTCAGGTGTGTTGCCGGGGTGCTCGGTACCCGTGAGACAGGCGCTGTGGGCTGACCGGTGACGAGTCCGGGTCAGGATCGGTGGTCAAGTCTCGGAGGCCGTCCGCCCCCAGCCGAGGGCACCCCGGTCCACGGCGAGGGGAACCCGGGGTCTCGTACGGTCTGTCGGTACGGCTCAGAGCGCTGAGCATCGCGGGCGGCTGCCGCTCCGGCGGGACCGGCCGAAGGCCGCATGCCCGCCCGGAGGGCGGCGAGTCCGCCCGGCGCGCCGCAGGCGCGCCCTGGAGTAAGTGAAGACAGTTTCCGCCACGCCTGCCCCGGCTGCCGCGTCGAGCGCTGGCTGGACGGGTGGGCGATGGCACAGGGACGGTGAAGGCCGAAGGGTCGGTGATCCACCGGTTCCGGCAGCGCGCCTCGGATGCCGCAGCAAACACAACCCTGCCTGCCCGGAAACCAATTGGCAGTTGCAAATGCAAATGGAAGTTGAGATGATGGCAGCGCGCGGACACTACTGACGCACTGTCAGCCCACCCCAAGAGGAGCGCACATGATCACGCCCATGCCCTGTTCCTGCGCCTGCTGTGAGGTGACCTGTGCCCAACGTCGCTCGCGACGACTCAACCGACATACCTTCCACGTTCACAAACCCTGCTGCCCGTACCGTAGAACTGCGGCGCGTAGACCGTTTGCGGTCGCTGTCCGAAGCGGAGCGGGACCTGATCCGCCTGGTCAATGACCCCGGTTATGCCCGGTGGCTGGAGCAGATCAGATCCATCGGCGGCTGTGCCCATCCCGTCTACCTGTCCGGCTGCACGATCACCCGGGATGCGGTCACCGGTGAGATCATCTGGGCGTACTCCACTGGCCATGAGCCGGGTGAGCGACTGCCGGTGCGCTGCCGCAACCGCCGTGCCTCGGTCTGCGCCCCCTGCTCCCGCCTGCACGCGGGGGACACCTTCCACCTGGTCCGTGCGGGCCTGTCCGGGGGCAAGAAGGTGCCCGACGCGGTCCGCAACCGGCCCCGGTTGTTCGTCACCCTGACCGCCCCGTCCTTCGGCCCCGTCCACCGGGTCGCCGAGGATGGCGGGCCGTGCCGTCCACGTCGTGACGCCCCGGTGTGCGAGCACGGAAGACTGCTCGGCTGCGGCCTGGTCCACTCCGAGGATGACCGCCTGGCCGGACTGCCGCTCTGTGCCGACTGCTATGACTACACCAGCCACGTGCTGTGGCACACGCACACCGGGAGGCTGTGGGACCGGTTCACGACCGCCGTGCGGCGTCATCTGGCGTCGGCCGGTGGGATACCGCGCTCCCGGCTCGGTGACGACCTGGTGGTCTCCTTCGCCAAGGTCGCCGAGTTCCAGCGGCGCGCGGCCGTGCACTTCCATGCCGTCGTACGCCTCGACGGACCGGACGGCCCCGGAACGTCGCCTCCGGCCTGGGCCACTGCCCAACTCCTCCTCGACGCGGTCCGCCATGCCGCCGCGTCCAGCTTCGTCACTCCGCCCGACTCCGACGCGTACGGCATCGAACGCCTGGCCTGGGGTGCCCAGTTCGACGCCCGCCCCATCCGGTCGTTCAGCGAAGGAGACGCCCTGTCGGATGAGGCGGTGGCGGCGTACGTGGCCAAGTACGTCAGCAAGGGCGCGGCCGAGACGGCTGCCGGGCTGGACTACCGCATCACCAGCCTGGACGACATCCGCGCGGCGGCCGTCAACGGCCACGTACGGGCCCTGATGGGCACCTGCTGGCGCCTGGGCGGCCTGGCTGAACTGGAACACCTCCGGCTCCGGGGATGGGCTCACAGCCTCGGCCACCGAGGCCACATCCTCACCAAGTCCCGCCGCTACTCCACCACCTACGCCGCCCTGCGCGCCGACCGCGCCGCGCACCTCCGCACCGGCACCGGGACCGGGACGGCGAACGATCCGGACACGATCACGGAATCGGCTTGGCGCTACGTCGGCTCCGGCCACACCCCCGGCGCGGCCCAACTCGCCGCCGGAATCGCCGAAGACCACGCGCAGAACCGCGAGATCGGGCGGGAGATCAGGCAGGGAGGCGACTGCGCATGAGAGGAGGGTCGAACCGACTTCTGACGCCCCCTCAGACGGCTGAGTTCTTGGCCGTGCCGCTGAGCACGCTCTACAGCAACTGGCGTACTTGGGGGCTCACGGCATACCGCGTCGGCAAGCATCTCCGGTTCAGAGAACGGGACTTGGAGACTTGGCTAAGCGGGCGCGTTGAGAATCTTAACGTGTAGAATCTTCGTGCTGAGTAACCGAGAGAGGGCAAGGGGGATCGACAGGCATGGGCGCGATCATCAAGCGGTGTGACTGTGTCATCACGGCGTGGGACCGGTGCCCGCATCCGTGGGTGGTTCGCTGGCGTGAGCCTGGCGGGCGCTCGGGGCGGCAGCGTGAGAAGTCGTACGAGCCGGGGGCGGCCGGTAAGAAGCTCGCAGCCAAGTGGGAACGGAAGGTGGAGCGTGACAAAGACACGGGATCGTATATCGACCCCTCGCAGGCTAAGCGGACGTTCGCTGATGTCTGGACTGAGTGGATCAACGCCGGTTCGGATGAGGCTCAGTTAGCGGTGTCGTCGCGTGCTCAGTACCAGAGCATCTACAAGAACCATTACGCCGACTTCTTCGGGTCGCGCCCCATTGGCTCGATTGCCGCAAGCGATATCACCAAGTGGGAAACGCTCCAAAAGGAGAAGGGGTACAAGCCGTACGGCATCCACACGCGTAAGGTCGTCCTCGCCTCGCTCTTCAAGTACGCGTGGTCGGCGGAGATCATCCCCCGAAATCCGTGCAAGAAAGCGGATGCGCGCAAGCGTAAGGGATCGGCATACCGGCCGATCGACCCGTCAGAGGTTCCGACGACTGGGGAAGTCGAAGCGATCTTCGGCAAGATCAAGCCGTATTACCGCTCGACCGTCTGGACCATGGCGGGGTGCGGCCTGCGCGTGGGTGAAGCGCTGGCGATGTGCGAACAGAAGTGGGACCAGGAGACGGGCTGGGCCAAGATCAATGCTCAGCTCTCCTCGTTCGGAGCCAATGAGGGTGCCGGGCGGGGAACGGCGATCCGGGATGAGGTGAAGTGGTCTCGGACCGGTCGCCGGGTTCCGGTGCCTGAAATCGCTGAGGAGTCCTGGCGCGCCCACATCGCGACGTATGGCACCTGGGGTGACGAAGGTTGGTTCTACGAGTCCGAGACGTACGCCGGGCGCTTCCCCTCGCGTACGACGTTCGCCGAGAGGTGGAACAAGGCGATCGAGGACGCCGGGCTGACACACCGTGGCCTCACGCCCAAGTCGCTGCGGCATTACTTCGCCTCGGTGTCCATCGCGGCGGGGGTCCCCATGGCGGAGCTGGCAGCCTGGATGGGGCACGCCAGCAGCAAGACCACAGAGCAGGTGTACGTACATCTGCTGCCGGGTGCTGAGGAGCGGATCAAGGGCGCCGTTGCGCTGGCTGTTGCCCGTGATCTGTCCGAGTCGCTGAGCCGCATCCGCTCGGCGTAGGTGGTGCTGACTCAGCCAGGCGTGCTGAGCTAGTGCTGAGTTGAGGCGCAATGATCGGGCATATTGCCTGGTGATTGCGCCCCTCGGCTTTAATGTGGAGTTCTACACGGGGGTCGGGACCACTCTCGAGATGCCGGTCATGCTCGCGCCCATCCCGAACGCCATTGATTTCTCGAACAAGAAGGTCCTTATCGCCGACGACGTCGCCGACACCGGTAAGACGCTGAAGCTCGTGCATGACTTCTGCGTCGACCAGGTCGCCGAGGTGCGCAGCGCCGTCATCTACGAGAAGCCGCATTCGCTGGTGAAGTGCGAGTACGTCTGGAAGCGCACCGACGAGTGGATCAACTTCCCCTGGAGTGTCCTGCCTGTAGTACGTAAGTCCGGGGAGCCGGTCATTCCGTCGAAGGAAGCCCTCTGACCTGCGGCTGAGATGTGCCAGTCATTCTTGCGTGCCCTCGCTTGGCGCTGAGGAGGCTTGACCTCGGCTACCACCCGGTTGCGTCCGGTTGAGGCAGGCGCCGGGTCATCCGGCTGTGCTCGAGGCTCCAGCTGGGAGCCATGGCACGCGGCAATGGACACCATCAACAAGGTGGCGCGTTGCTCCACGGCGACGTCATGAGGCCCGGGACCAGCGGGCTCTTTCGCATATGGGAACGCTGTTCTCTGTCAAGCCCCGAAATGTAGTGACGTGTCGCGATGGCACAGCTCGGGGCTTACTCGAGAGGCGGGCTTTGACAAAGCCGGTGCATGATCAGTGCCTCCCGGACATGGAGCGATAATGGCCTTAGGGAGGCGAATGAGAAGAATTTTCCATTCCGCGATATCTATGCGGTTGAGGAGAGTGCCGTGAGTTCCCTACCTCCTTCGTCCGAGCGCCCCACCGGCCCTCCCTCCGGTCCGCTGTCCGGCCAGGCCTCAGGTGAGCAGTCGCCGGTACCTCCGCCCCCACCCGGGCCTCCGCCCCCACCCGAGCCTCCGCCACCGGGGTCCATGGGTCCGCCCGGCGAACCGGATGAGCCTCATCGGCGCCGCGGAGGACCCTCGCCCCGGTGGCGGACGCGGAGAACTTTGCTGGCTGCCGGCACTGTGGTGGTGGGTGCCGCGATGGCGGTGATCCTTACGGTCGCCCTCCCCGGCGGGAAAAAGGGCGGTGGGGAGGTCTTCCTCCAGACCGCCTCCGCGGCCGGCTCTGATCCGTTCACCCCGTCGACCGAGACCCAGGACAAGGATGCCGCAGCCTCGTCCGCAAGCCCTGGTACGTCATCGGCCGACGGCACAGGCACCCTCGTCGTCAATGGTTCCCACCCGGGACTGTACGGCGGTACACAGAACGTCGCGAGCTGTGACGTCGAGAAGCAGGTCAAGTTCCTCACGCAGAACGGCGACAAAGGGCGGGCCTTCGCCGGAGCCCTCAACATCCGGCAGCCCGAAATCCCCCAGTACATGCGGTCCCTGACGCCGACTCGGCTGGTCTGGGACACACGCGTCACGAACCACGGGTACAGGAACGGCGCGGCGGCCAGCTATCAGGCCATCCTGCAGGCCGGCACGGCCGTCCTCGTCGACGACCGGGGCGTTCCGCGCGTCCGCTGCGCCTGCGGCAACCCCCTGACTCCGCCCGTCGCCGGCGAGAACAAGCAGAAGTACACCGGCAGGCAGTGGGCGTCGTTCCAGCCCTCCCACCTCGTTGCGGTCATACCCGCCAACCAGCCCATGAAGACCGTGACGATGTTCGACCAGAATCGCAAGGGCTGGTTCCAGCGTCCGAGCGGCGACCTTCAGGGCAAGAGCGACGCAAGGGTTCCCGCCCCGAAGGGCCAGCCTGCCGGAACGCCGTTCCCGGTCCTGCCCCCTCCTGAATCGACAGAGAAGCACCAGGACAAGGAACAGGAGTACCCGGAGAAGGGCAAGCAGAAGGACAAGGACAGCAAGAAGGACCACCCGAAGGACGAGCCGAAGGAGAAGGACAAGCCCAACCAGGAGCAGCCGAAGGAGCAGCCGAAGGAGCAGCCGAAGGAGAAGGACAGCAACCAGGAGCAGCCGAAGGAGAAGGACAGCAACCAGGAGCAGCCGAAGGAGAAGGACAGCAACCAGGAGCAGCCGAAGGAGAAGGACAGCAACCAGGAGCAGCCGAAGGAGAAGGACAGCAACCAGGAGCAGCCGAAGGAGAAGGACAGCAACCAGGAGCAGCCGAAGGAGAAGGACAGCAACCAGGAGCAGCCGAAGGAGAAGGACAGCAACCAGGAGCAGCCGAAGGAGAAGGACAGCAACCAGGAGCAGCCGAAGGAGAAGGACAGCAACCAGGAGCACACTGGCACCGGTTGAGTCGCCGGCCCCGGAGTCGCGGCAGAGCTGAAGGAGTCGCAGAGCAGGAGCTCTGACCTTGTCTGCGAGTACGGACATGGAGAGAAAGGCCCCCGGATGGCGGCGAATTCGAGGGGTCGTTGCAACACTGCTGGTCAGCTGGCTAGGTCCAGTAGCTTAGCGAGGCGCTCGGCTGGGGTTTCCCAGCCGAGCGTTTTGCGTGGGCGGCTGTTGAGTTCGGCGGCCACCGTTTCCAGGTGGTCGGGGGTATGGGCGCTCAGGTCGGTGCCCTTGGGGAAGTACTGCCGCAGCAGGCCGTTCGTGTTCTCGTTCGACCCGCGCTGCCAGGGGCTGGCTGGGTCGCAGAAGTAGACCGGGATGTCGGTGGCGACGGTGAAGGCGCGGTGGGCTGCCATCTCTGAGCCCTGGTCCCAGGTCAGGGACCGCCACAGATGCGGCGGGAGGGTCTGGACGGTAGTGGCGAGCGCGTTGCGGGTGGCGATGGCGCTGTGGCCGGTCGGCAGGTGCACGAGCATCACGTAGCGGGTGGACCGTTCGACCAGGGTGCCGATGGCCGAGCGTCCGTCCTTGCCGATGATGAGGTCGCCCTCCCAGTGGCCGGGGACGGCCCGGTCGGCGGCTTCGGCGGGGCGTTCGCTGATCAGGACCATGTCCTTGATGGCGCGGGAGATGCGCTTGTGGGCCTGGCGCTGCGGGCGCCGGCGGGCCCGGCCGGTGCGCAGGGAGCGGGCCAGTTCCCGGCGGAGTTCGCCGCGGCCCTGGACGTAGAGGGCCTGGTAGACGGTCTCGTGGGTCACGTGCATCTCCGGCCGGTCAGGGAAGCGTGCCCGCAGAGCCTGGCAGATCTGCTCAGGGCTCCACCGCATCGTGAGGTGGTCCTGGATGAAGTCCCGCAGTTCGGGGTTCTGGCCGATCTTGCCGGTCTTGGGGCGGGGCCGGCGGGCGTCGGCCCGGGCCTGGGCGGTGTGCGGCCGGTAGTACCAGCCCCCTTTGGGCATGGTCCGCCGGTTGCGGCGTATCTCGCGGCTGATGGTGGACGGGCTGCGGCCCAGCTCGGCGGCGATCTGCCGGACGGACGCCTTCTCACGCAGCCGGTCGGCGATGTGAATGCGGTCGTGCTCCTGGAGATACCGCGACGGAGCAGGAGGCGGTCCCTCCGGCCCCGGCGGCCCGGGCGTCTGCCCGGGTTCCTGGTAGATCGGAGGGACCGCCTTGCGGCCCCTTTGGTGACCGTTACGCCACTTCTTGCCCGTACGGCGGTCGATGCCGACGATCCGGGCCGCTTCCCGGGTGCTGTAGCCCTGCTCCATGAGCTGGAAGTATGCGGCCCGCTCACGGAGCAACGGCTTGCGCCCCTGCGACTTCCTGTTCTTGCGAATCTCGAAGTCCATCGCACCCCTTGAACTGGGGTGTTGCAACGACCGCTAGAACTGAAGGGCTCCGGGGGCCTCTGCCCGTCCGTAGAAAGTCCTAGATCGTGCCCAGCTTGATGATCGACACGAGTGCGATCAGCTGGATCGCCGACGCGCCCAGCGCCTTCGGCCACGGCAGATCGTGCGACTTGCTCACCATCGACGTGAACAGCGCTCCCGCCGCCACCCATGTCGCCCAGCCCAGGACCTGGACCAGGGAGTTCTCGCCGCCCAGGAAGAGGGCGAAGATCAGGCGTGGGGCGTCCGTGATCGACATGATCAGCATGGAGAGGCCGACCGTCGGCTGCCAGGCGCCGTCGCCGCCGAGCTGGCGGGCCATGGTGTGGGTCACCGCGCCCAGGATCAGGCCGCCAATGACGAATGCGACCGCCGTCGTCAGTACGTACGGGATGGCCGCGGAGATCGTCGCGTTGATCGTCTCCTCGCGGGCCTTGTCGAAGCCGAAGAGCGCGAGCAGTCCGTAGAGGAACGTCACGATCAGCGCCGGGCCCCACACCGGGTAGTCGCGCATCTGCCAGAACGTCGGTCCGGGGCGCAGCACGATGCCGCTCAGCAGCTGCTTCCAGTGCAGACGCGGGCCGGACGGGGCGGCAGCGGCCGCGCCCGCGCGGTAGGTCGCGCCGTCGCCGTACGGGTCCTCGTTGACGCTGAACGCCTGGGTGTGGCCAGGGTTGTTGGCGTACGGGTCACCGTGCGGGGGCTGCTGGTACGGGTCGCCGAAGTACTCCGGTTCGCCGTACGAGCCCTGAGGCTGCTGCTGATGATGACCGCCGCCGGCCTGGGGCCACTGCGGCGGTTGCTGCTGCTGCGCATACGGCGGCACCGCACGGCCGCCCCCGCCCCAGTAGGGCGGCGGCGGTGCCTGCTGCGGTTGCTGCTGCTGCGAGGTGCGGTTGTCCCGGCCGCGTCCGATCCTGAATCCAGCCACGTATTCGAACGTACCTGGTCCCGGAGAGTGAGGTGCTCGACCCAGGGGAACAAGCGGTCCTTTGCTGCTGAGCTGTGACATCCCCTAGGGGAACCCCGGGGGTCTGCCGCACCGCGCTCAGCTGGGCATTCGGCGGGCGTAGGGGCAGCCGTACGGCAGGCGGTCAGGTCAGGTCAGGAAGACCGACGTACTGAAGGTGAGCAGCGCGCGCGTCCGCTCCGCCGCCGGGTACAGGGCCACGACGTCCGCGTGTTCGCCGCGGTGCGTACGTGTCACCAGGTCCGGGCGCTTGTCGCCGTCGAAGTCCGCGTACTCGAGGACGTCGGTCGCCGGGCTTGTCTCGCCGGACGGGAGCGCGGGGCCGGGCGGCAGCCGTACCGGCTTGGTGCGGTACGTGCCGCCCGCGCGGCCGGGGCCGTCGGGGCCGCCGAGCAGCAGCTTCCCTTTGGCCGCCGCGCCCGGCTCGGGGGCGCGGGCCGACACCACCAGGTCGTCGTAGCCGTCGTCATTGGTGTCAGGCTCGGGTGCCGGTGCGGAGAGCGCCGGGCCGCCGCCCGGGACAGGCGCTGTGGCGGCGCGCGGGGCGCCGGCCCGGGTGAAGGGGCCGCGCAGGAAGCTGACGTGGCCCGCCGAGGCGGTGACCGCCAGGTCGGTGCTTCCGTCGCCGTCGAAGTCGCCGCATACGGGGTGGTCGGGCCAGTCGTTGCCGTATCTCGCC
This window contains:
- a CDS encoding Yip1 family protein — protein: MAGFRIGRGRDNRTSQQQQPQQAPPPPYWGGGGRAVPPYAQQQQPPQWPQAGGGHHQQQPQGSYGEPEYFGDPYQQPPHGDPYANNPGHTQAFSVNEDPYGDGATYRAGAAAAAPSGPRLHWKQLLSGIVLRPGPTFWQMRDYPVWGPALIVTFLYGLLALFGFDKAREETINATISAAIPYVLTTAVAFVIGGLILGAVTHTMARQLGGDGAWQPTVGLSMLIMSITDAPRLIFALFLGGENSLVQVLGWATWVAAGALFTSMVSKSHDLPWPKALGASAIQLIALVSIIKLGTI
- a CDS encoding replication initiator, with amino-acid sequence MRSLSEAERDLIRLVNDPGYARWLEQIRSIGGCAHPVYLSGCTITRDAVTGEIIWAYSTGHEPGERLPVRCRNRRASVCAPCSRLHAGDTFHLVRAGLSGGKKVPDAVRNRPRLFVTLTAPSFGPVHRVAEDGGPCRPRRDAPVCEHGRLLGCGLVHSEDDRLAGLPLCADCYDYTSHVLWHTHTGRLWDRFTTAVRRHLASAGGIPRSRLGDDLVVSFAKVAEFQRRAAVHFHAVVRLDGPDGPGTSPPAWATAQLLLDAVRHAAASSFVTPPDSDAYGIERLAWGAQFDARPIRSFSEGDALSDEAVAAYVAKYVSKGAAETAAGLDYRITSLDDIRAAAVNGHVRALMGTCWRLGGLAELEHLRLRGWAHSLGHRGHILTKSRRYSTTYAALRADRAAHLRTGTGTGTANDPDTITESAWRYVGSGHTPGAAQLAAGIAEDHAQNREIGREIRQGGDCA
- a CDS encoding IS30 family transposase is translated as MDFEIRKNRKSQGRKPLLRERAAYFQLMEQGYSTREAARIVGIDRRTGKKWRNGHQRGRKAVPPIYQEPGQTPGPPGPEGPPPAPSRYLQEHDRIHIADRLREKASVRQIAAELGRSPSTISREIRRNRRTMPKGGWYYRPHTAQARADARRPRPKTGKIGQNPELRDFIQDHLTMRWSPEQICQALRARFPDRPEMHVTHETVYQALYVQGRGELRRELARSLRTGRARRRPQRQAHKRISRAIKDMVLISERPAEAADRAVPGHWEGDLIIGKDGRSAIGTLVERSTRYVMLVHLPTGHSAIATRNALATTVQTLPPHLWRSLTWDQGSEMAAHRAFTVATDIPVYFCDPASPWQRGSNENTNGLLRQYFPKGTDLSAHTPDHLETVAAELNSRPRKTLGWETPAERLAKLLDLAS
- a CDS encoding DUF7848 domain-containing protein, with amino-acid sequence MSTRSVVRHETWTLEPDREPDAEPTTYSMQCAVCEESSAASADIGGPQSWVLAHCGRNPSHHTFREIITRPWRTWRHS
- a CDS encoding tyrosine-type recombinase/integrase, translated to MGAIIKRCDCVITAWDRCPHPWVVRWREPGGRSGRQREKSYEPGAAGKKLAAKWERKVERDKDTGSYIDPSQAKRTFADVWTEWINAGSDEAQLAVSSRAQYQSIYKNHYADFFGSRPIGSIAASDITKWETLQKEKGYKPYGIHTRKVVLASLFKYAWSAEIIPRNPCKKADARKRKGSAYRPIDPSEVPTTGEVEAIFGKIKPYYRSTVWTMAGCGLRVGEALAMCEQKWDQETGWAKINAQLSSFGANEGAGRGTAIRDEVKWSRTGRRVPVPEIAEESWRAHIATYGTWGDEGWFYESETYAGRFPSRTTFAERWNKAIEDAGLTHRGLTPKSLRHYFASVSIAAGVPMAELAAWMGHASSKTTEQVYVHLLPGAEERIKGAVALAVARDLSESLSRIRSA
- a CDS encoding DUF6777 domain-containing protein, which produces MAVILTVALPGGKKGGGEVFLQTASAAGSDPFTPSTETQDKDAAASSASPGTSSADGTGTLVVNGSHPGLYGGTQNVASCDVEKQVKFLTQNGDKGRAFAGALNIRQPEIPQYMRSLTPTRLVWDTRVTNHGYRNGAAASYQAILQAGTAVLVDDRGVPRVRCACGNPLTPPVAGENKQKYTGRQWASFQPSHLVAVIPANQPMKTVTMFDQNRKGWFQRPSGDLQGKSDARVPAPKGQPAGTPFPVLPPPESTEKHQDKEQEYPEKGKQKDKDSKKDHPKDEPKEKDKPNQEQPKEQPKEQPKEKDSNQEQPKEKDSNQEQPKEKDSNQEQPKEKDSNQEQPKEKDSNQEQPKEKDSNQEQPKEKDSNQEQPKEKDSNQEQPKEKDSNQEQPKEKDSNQEHTGTG
- a CDS encoding helix-turn-helix domain-containing protein: MRGGSNRLLTPPQTAEFLAVPLSTLYSNWRTWGLTAYRVGKHLRFRERDLETWLSGRVENLNV
- a CDS encoding FG-GAP repeat domain-containing protein — encoded protein: MGTACACAVLLAGCTSGPEPDRPAAAKNGDTAPLAGRAATPRLPVPHGTGSRVPEDFNGDGHRDLVLNDLVKAPDDSHGDDAGIGIVYGTAALRRLDPARRQILTPRANAAPVDGTLPAAFDAEASCDLDKDGFADLIVATDPPYNGIGRPPVPLQLLFGSPTGLGGKAVVLRIPDQARYGNDWPDHPVCGDFDGDGSTDLAVTASAGHVSFLRGPFTRAGAPRAATAPVPGGGPALSAPAPEPDTNDDGYDDLVVSARAPEPGAAAKGKLLLGGPDGPGRAGGTYRTKPVRLPPGPALPSGETSPATDVLEYADFDGDKRPDLVTRTHRGEHADVVALYPAAERTRALLTFSTSVFLT